One genomic segment of Nitrospinaceae bacterium includes these proteins:
- a CDS encoding extracellular solute-binding protein, which translates to MKEMRNWMIAATLAAVLLMGGWPSVSEAQMGYDPKLVQAAKAEGNLVIYDTTRRKVMQKLTALYTKQFGIPVVHTRKRSSGIVRMVEAERRTGKPRWDVTGAGDGSVVLRWLKEGVLTPYNPTNSKVFSKKVIKLEGFVNYMYHNTYGIGHNTKKVPSAEAPKSWKDLLHPRWKGRIAMSLPKSAGSRILMDVIIRKYGWKYFEELAKNKPLMAPSVRALGPLLLKGEADVVFPISDRDLFSEKEKGSPVDFIYPSDLVPTSGSSRALGAKAPHPNAGKLWLEFVLSKEAQTIFASKGYNTLRPDVPHIYKRPAMESLKLAKPDFVNMSKTRKKRAKKLKKIMAGTK; encoded by the coding sequence ATGAAAGAAATGAGAAATTGGATGATCGCCGCAACGCTGGCAGCCGTATTGTTGATGGGGGGATGGCCGAGCGTATCCGAGGCCCAGATGGGATACGATCCGAAACTCGTCCAGGCCGCAAAGGCAGAGGGAAACCTCGTAATTTACGACACCACCCGGCGCAAAGTAATGCAGAAACTGACGGCTCTTTACACCAAACAGTTTGGAATTCCAGTAGTGCATACGCGAAAACGCTCCAGCGGTATCGTACGAATGGTCGAAGCTGAACGACGCACCGGCAAGCCTCGTTGGGACGTCACCGGTGCGGGAGACGGGTCTGTGGTTCTACGTTGGCTAAAAGAGGGAGTCCTCACCCCCTACAACCCAACAAACTCAAAAGTTTTTTCCAAGAAAGTCATCAAGCTCGAAGGTTTTGTAAACTACATGTACCACAACACCTACGGGATCGGTCATAACACCAAAAAAGTCCCGTCTGCCGAAGCACCAAAGAGCTGGAAGGACCTGCTCCATCCCCGCTGGAAGGGGCGCATAGCCATGTCTCTTCCCAAGTCGGCCGGATCGCGCATCCTCATGGATGTTATCATACGAAAATACGGGTGGAAGTATTTTGAGGAACTTGCCAAGAACAAGCCTTTGATGGCGCCCAGCGTCCGTGCCTTAGGACCCCTCCTACTCAAGGGCGAGGCAGACGTAGTATTCCCAATATCGGATCGAGATCTTTTTTCTGAAAAAGAAAAAGGCTCTCCCGTAGATTTCATCTATCCAAGCGACCTTGTCCCTACGTCTGGCTCTTCAAGAGCACTGGGGGCAAAGGCTCCGCACCCGAACGCAGGAAAATTGTGGCTTGAATTTGTGCTTTCCAAGGAGGCACAGACCATCTTTGCCAGCAAGGGCTATAACACCCTTCGCCCTGACGTTCCACACATATATAAGCGGCCCGCAATGGAATCACTTAAGCTTGCGAAGCCAGATTTCGTCAATATGTCGAAAACTCGCAAAAAAAGAGCCAAAAAGCTTAAGAAAATCATGGCGGGGACTAAGTAG
- a CDS encoding DNA-binding protein: protein MRAEEKKLGRVFHLEFDEDDDFYEEFNHFVKEKNIRSASLIVFGAMKETDIRTGFRDIIGPSSRRHFHDWRELIAVGNISWPEKPPAVRGEEEWSEPQPYVHLHLALSGGPYKPDEILVGHLSAGIVKGMFAEIHEFV from the coding sequence ATGAGAGCAGAAGAAAAAAAATTGGGCCGCGTCTTCCATTTGGAATTCGATGAAGACGATGATTTCTACGAAGAGTTCAACCACTTCGTGAAAGAGAAGAACATTCGGAGTGCCTCACTCATTGTATTCGGCGCGATGAAAGAGACCGATATAAGGACAGGTTTCCGGGACATCATCGGCCCCTCGTCCCGCCGCCATTTTCACGACTGGCGCGAACTCATCGCGGTGGGAAATATTAGCTGGCCCGAAAAGCCCCCCGCCGTTCGAGGAGAGGAGGAATGGAGTGAACCCCAGCCTTATGTCCATCTCCATTTGGCACTTAGTGGAGGGCCCTATAAGCCCGATGAAATCTTGGTCGGGCACCTGAGTGCTGGAATAGTGAAGGGAATGTTCGCTGAAATTCATGAATTTGTGTAA
- a CDS encoding carboxymuconolactone decarboxylase family protein: MAVDRKKRGLEINIGCMGEGKRQTLERIRKLVPAYPDLVDEFCWGTVWDQPGLDKKMRSLITIAVATAQDLPKEVGLHTRGALNHGATQEEITQAIMQCVPYTGIPKVNHAFIAAMDVFDQWDDHDEWKAK; this comes from the coding sequence ATGGCTGTAGATCGAAAAAAAAGAGGGTTAGAGATCAACATTGGGTGTATGGGTGAGGGAAAGCGCCAGACATTGGAGCGAATCCGAAAATTGGTCCCGGCCTACCCCGATTTGGTAGATGAATTTTGTTGGGGCACGGTCTGGGATCAGCCCGGGCTTGATAAAAAAATGCGCTCGCTCATCACCATTGCTGTTGCCACCGCCCAGGATCTTCCCAAAGAAGTGGGTCTTCACACAAGGGGCGCACTGAATCACGGCGCCACACAAGAAGAAATCACCCAGGCAATCATGCAGTGCGTGCCCTACACTGGAATTCCCAAGGTGAATCATGCGTTCATCGCTGCTATGGACGTTTTTGACCAGTGGGATGACCACGACGAGTGGAAGGCTAAATAG
- a CDS encoding nuclear transport factor 2 family protein, with protein MVDERKLQENMDRNEIKDVLSIVNYARDTGLWEDLRECYHPDATLTTSWFTGTRDEFIEGSKGLKIVRHEGESQKHTITNPWIHLNENRAMAEHELILYQRRIVDGVELDFTTWSRVVVLLEKRDGTWRIWKRSNIYEKDRMDPYKPHEVPDSFYDSINLEGYPSAIRYHCWRNAKVGHEPSPNIIIKNSEEEKMARKAAEDWIS; from the coding sequence ATGGTTGACGAGCGAAAGCTTCAAGAAAACATGGACAGGAATGAGATCAAAGATGTTCTTTCAATAGTGAATTACGCGAGGGACACGGGTCTCTGGGAGGACCTACGGGAGTGCTATCACCCCGACGCCACACTCACCACATCATGGTTCACCGGAACACGCGACGAATTCATTGAGGGCTCAAAAGGCCTAAAGATAGTCCGTCATGAGGGAGAGAGCCAAAAACACACGATTACTAATCCTTGGATTCACCTGAACGAAAACCGGGCCATGGCCGAGCATGAGTTGATCCTCTACCAAAGAAGAATAGTCGACGGGGTGGAGTTGGATTTCACGACCTGGAGCCGGGTTGTGGTCTTACTCGAAAAGCGAGACGGCACATGGCGGATCTGGAAACGCTCCAATATCTACGAAAAAGACAGGATGGACCCCTACAAGCCCCATGAAGTACCCGATTCATTTTATGATTCCATCAATCTAGAAGGATATCCGTCAGCTATCCGCTACCACTGTTGGCGGAATGCCAAAGTCGGCCACGAACCATCCCCAAATATCATCATCAAAAACAGCGAAGAAGAGAAAATGGCTCGAAAAGCGGCTGAAGATTGGATTTCATGA
- a CDS encoding MBL fold metallo-hydrolase gives MRHLTKHLVAETDFLWANVGAGITDAGVVLIDCPVRPSDSRQWQKELQALSPKGIRYRISTDYHGDHTIGSAFIEDERVISVAPQRVFEELSKTDGSSLTGRETFINTMNDIEKPDEANEIAEAVLPLPQVCFEKGMTLHLPPLTFEIHCLGGHTPACSSVYVPEEGVIFTSDVVINEPGPGMREAIFQQWIKGLEWIESLDVAYVVPGHGEICGIEEVRKFKNNFVEMWGLMKDLLDKGRDKETATADTVFEKFFWSDTSRGESWIEHRRRTFQKGLENLYTEVKGG, from the coding sequence ATGCGCCACCTGACGAAACACCTGGTAGCAGAAACAGATTTTCTTTGGGCGAATGTTGGTGCTGGTATCACCGATGCCGGCGTGGTGCTAATAGATTGCCCCGTTCGGCCTTCAGATTCACGTCAATGGCAAAAAGAACTCCAAGCCCTCAGCCCAAAAGGCATCAGGTACCGCATTTCGACTGACTACCACGGCGACCATACCATCGGCTCTGCCTTTATCGAGGACGAGAGAGTCATTTCCGTTGCGCCCCAGCGCGTGTTTGAGGAGCTTTCCAAAACAGATGGAAGCTCTCTCACAGGCCGCGAAACCTTCATCAACACTATGAATGATATTGAAAAACCAGATGAGGCAAACGAAATTGCGGAAGCTGTGCTTCCCCTGCCCCAAGTGTGTTTTGAGAAAGGCATGACCCTCCATCTCCCTCCCCTGACGTTCGAAATTCATTGTTTAGGCGGCCATACCCCCGCTTGCAGTTCAGTGTACGTGCCCGAGGAGGGTGTAATCTTTACGAGTGATGTGGTGATCAACGAACCGGGCCCGGGCATGCGAGAAGCCATTTTTCAACAATGGATCAAGGGACTTGAGTGGATTGAGAGCCTAGACGTGGCTTATGTCGTCCCCGGACATGGAGAAATATGCGGAATTGAGGAGGTTAGAAAATTCAAGAACAATTTCGTGGAAATGTGGGGACTCATGAAAGATTTACTAGATAAAGGACGAGATAAAGAAACTGCCACTGCGGACACGGTATTCGAGAAATTCTTTTGGTCTGATACGTCGCGGGGCGAATCCTGGATAGAACACCGCAGACGGACCTTCCAAAAGGGTTTAGAAAATCTCTATACGGAAGTGAAAGGAGGCTAA
- a CDS encoding carboxymuconolactone decarboxylase family protein, which produces MTDEHVAVIGSDDYMESPLLTPKEKAAVLWAEHVTRNTAKHRDDVAEEVQKHFTDAEFVELTFVASYFNMRNRYHDSLKLPLDEELNAESVGRPRLDPEKLKKYLEEVLDNWPDTFPEAIE; this is translated from the coding sequence GTGACTGACGAGCATGTCGCCGTCATAGGGTCGGACGATTATATGGAGTCGCCCCTTCTTACCCCCAAAGAAAAGGCGGCCGTTCTCTGGGCAGAGCACGTGACGAGGAACACCGCCAAACATCGAGACGATGTGGCCGAGGAGGTCCAAAAGCATTTCACCGATGCGGAGTTTGTTGAGCTTACTTTTGTTGCCAGCTACTTCAACATGCGTAATCGTTATCACGACTCGTTGAAGTTGCCGCTTGATGAGGAGCTCAATGCCGAGTCGGTTGGCCGTCCTCGTTTGGATCCTGAAAAGCTTAAAAAATATCTGGAGGAAGTTTTGGATAATTGGCCGGATACTTTTCCTGAGGCCATCGAGTAA
- a CDS encoding iron ABC transporter permease: MAIATSSAVNLRTTLAGMIQGWRNEAVRTSIFIVTALILAFFILYPLGILFKWSLVNESTGVWSLNNYREFFSDPELYSALLTTLKLSVATSIGSLIIALPMAWGVSRTDMPLRGLVRSLVVLTFATPSFLIAVGWITLLGPRAGRINLFLQWMFSLESTPFNIFSFEGLVFALTMFVYPFLFFSVVSALDNMDPSYEQSARILGASTLRVSLTVTLPIVTPAILSGLILVIIESFVVFGVPAFLGAPVQIDTLSTLVYGLFSDDPPRFDMAATAATPIVIVTALLLAFQAFYLGKRQFVTISGKSPQPQLVDVGKWKYALSTYTIGVVFVGIALPMLALLESSLLYAQGLPPVLSNLTFEHYIALFTGTSIFFRALSNSFVLAIATVALCLFITFVMAWIVERTTVPGREMLAFLSTMSLSFPGVALGMALVLAFSAGPFPLYGTMWLFIIGYFIKGTPIAFMFARSSLKQLSVELEQCSQVLGASWLKTMRSITIPLMKSGLLSVATLIFCLKFRDLATSIMLYTAGNETIAVLIVEFIEDGHTGPLGALALLVLCINLTLVMTSKKLVGKGAFQM; this comes from the coding sequence TTGGCTATAGCGACATCAAGCGCCGTCAATCTAAGGACAACGCTTGCCGGGATGATCCAGGGCTGGCGCAACGAGGCTGTGCGCACATCCATCTTCATCGTCACCGCCCTCATCCTTGCTTTTTTTATCCTCTATCCTTTAGGTATCTTATTTAAGTGGAGCCTCGTAAATGAAAGCACCGGCGTCTGGTCACTGAATAACTATCGGGAATTTTTCTCCGATCCAGAATTGTATTCGGCGCTTCTGACCACACTAAAACTTTCAGTGGCCACCTCGATCGGATCACTCATCATTGCTCTCCCCATGGCGTGGGGTGTATCCCGGACGGACATGCCCTTGCGCGGGCTAGTGCGATCTTTGGTTGTACTGACCTTCGCTACACCAAGCTTCCTAATTGCTGTGGGATGGATCACTCTCTTGGGCCCAAGGGCAGGACGCATCAACCTATTCCTACAATGGATGTTTTCGCTTGAGTCCACCCCCTTCAACATCTTCAGTTTCGAGGGGTTGGTGTTCGCCCTCACGATGTTCGTCTACCCGTTTCTGTTTTTTTCGGTCGTCTCGGCTCTCGATAATATGGATCCGAGCTACGAACAATCCGCCCGCATCCTCGGGGCGAGTACCTTACGTGTCTCCCTCACCGTAACGCTCCCCATTGTGACGCCAGCCATTCTCTCCGGGCTGATCCTGGTGATTATCGAGAGTTTTGTCGTTTTTGGAGTTCCAGCATTTCTGGGCGCCCCTGTTCAAATAGATACTCTCTCAACCTTGGTCTATGGACTATTCTCGGACGATCCTCCCCGCTTCGATATGGCGGCAACGGCCGCCACGCCTATCGTGATCGTGACGGCGCTTCTCCTCGCTTTCCAGGCATTTTATTTAGGAAAGCGTCAGTTCGTGACTATCAGCGGGAAATCCCCCCAGCCCCAGCTAGTGGATGTGGGGAAATGGAAGTACGCCCTTTCGACCTACACGATTGGGGTGGTCTTCGTGGGAATCGCACTTCCGATGCTGGCACTTCTGGAGAGTTCACTTCTCTACGCCCAGGGACTTCCCCCAGTCTTGAGCAATTTGACCTTCGAGCACTACATCGCACTATTCACGGGAACAAGCATATTCTTCCGTGCCCTAAGTAATAGCTTTGTTCTGGCGATTGCCACGGTTGCACTATGTCTCTTCATCACGTTCGTTATGGCCTGGATTGTGGAGCGAACAACAGTGCCCGGCAGAGAAATGCTGGCTTTCCTCTCAACAATGTCGTTGAGTTTTCCGGGTGTAGCTCTTGGAATGGCGCTCGTGCTCGCTTTTTCGGCTGGACCGTTTCCACTTTATGGCACCATGTGGCTGTTCATCATCGGATATTTCATTAAAGGAACGCCCATCGCTTTTATGTTTGCCCGATCATCGCTCAAACAACTCAGTGTGGAACTGGAGCAGTGCTCGCAGGTACTTGGGGCCTCTTGGCTAAAGACGATGAGGAGCATCACTATCCCCCTGATGAAGAGTGGATTGCTCTCGGTTGCAACCTTGATTTTTTGTCTAAAGTTCCGCGACCTGGCCACCTCCATAATGCTCTACACTGCAGGGAACGAAACGATTGCCGTTCTTATTGTAGAGTTCATCGAAGATGGCCATACGGGCCCCTTAGGGGCGCTAGCTCTTCTTGTCCTTTGTATTAATCTGACTCTGGTCATGACATCAAAGAAGCTCGTGGGGAAAGGTGCCTTTCAAATGTAG